The Diadema setosum chromosome 1, eeDiaSeto1, whole genome shotgun sequence genome has a window encoding:
- the LOC140230133 gene encoding apoptosis regulatory protein Siva-like, producing MPKRTNPFGSDYSPLQMKIHVTQREVNMGVNKEKNMKSVYDHTRELLYGGQKARCAQEQEVEMADTTPMEAATNFVPVSSASPVKAPSPPSWFHNQLQLTTGGQLVYGKYPDVKESSQARGKVMCASCRNAHKPVHYVCAFCESNLCMECRQTCFNCEGGFCTRCCTINYDERCDRVFCLNCAY from the exons ATGCCTAAACGAACGAATCCCTTTGGATCGGATTATTctcctcttcaaatgaaaatacaCGTGACGCAACGAGAAGTGAACATGGGtgtcaacaaagaaaaaaatatgaaatccgTTTACG ATCACACTCGAGAGTTGCTGTATGGTGGGCAGAAAGCTCGTTGTGCACAGGAACAGGAGGTAGAGATGGCAGACACCACACCGATGGAAGCAGCCACAAATTTCGTACCGGTCAGCAGTGCCAGTCCAGTGAAGGCACCAAGTCCGCCCTCCTGGTTTCACAATCAACTCCAGCTGACCACCGGTGGACAGCTTGTGTATGGCAAATACCCCGACGTAAAAGAATCATCTCAGG CAAGAGGAAAAGTGATGTGTGCGAGCTGCAGAAACGCCCACAAGCCCGTCCACTACGTCTGCGCTTTCTGCGAGAGCAACCTGTGCATGGAGTGCAGACAGACCTGTTTCAACTGTGAGGGCGGTTTCTGCACAAGGTGCTGCACCATCAA TTATGATGAAAGGTGCGACCGTGTTTTCTGTCTCAACTGCGCATACTGA